The DNA sequence CTGATGGTTAAAACTTACGGATTCTCTTTGAACAGAAATTATGTACTTGTTGTGGAAAAGGCGCACATTTATTTGGAATTGTCCCCTGAAGAGGCAAAGAAGATGGAAAAAGATAAAAAGAAGGCAAAGAAGAAATAGTTATTTCGTCTTGCTACAATCGGTTCAGGTCTTTCTGAATGCAAACAGAGGAACCAATATTTACTGGTAGACTAGATTAAATTCCTGTCCGCAGAACTGCGTACAAAATTCGGTAGTTTTAGGTAGTTTTCGGCAGTTTGAAAAATGGCATGAAATAGCTGAAGGCCTCATGAATCAAAGGGTTAAAGGCGTTCCTGGCTGAAAAAGAATCATCTGCCAGACAATTTGTAACCAGCAGGCCGTCGGTTCAATTCCGATCGTTGGCTCCATGAAAAATTAAAGCCCCACAGTGTGTTAGCATATTGTGGGGCTTTTTTTGTCCGTTTCGGGGAAGGGGAGCTTGATAGGAACCGCGTACAATGTGCAGGCACCAGCTCTGTGATTTTCATGATTCCAAGCAGAAGATAGAAAAAAGCGATCATGAGCAAAGGAGAACTGGATGAACTAATTATCTTGCAGGATCCGCTTTGCTTCAGTGTGTGATGAAATAATCAACCCCGCAGACGGCACGGTGTAAGTCTTCCTCGCTTGCCCTTGCGTTATGGGGGGGGGCTGCTGGGAAGCCTGATTGTCAGATAAGTCCGCTTTCAAGGTTTAAGGGGAAAAGTGCATGGCTGGAGCATTAAGATTGTTACTGGCGGTTGTTTTGCTGCTGAGTTTCGTATCAATGGCTGTGGCCGGGAAAAAGAAACATTTTTCCTCGTCATCGGTGTTGGTGGAAGCCGAAGGACAGGCCTGTCTTGGGCAGGATCGCATCAAAACACAGGCCCGCAGGATGGTTCTGGACGAGGCCAAACGCGCTGCTTCTGAAAAGGTGAGTACCCATGTCTTACGCGAGACCAAGGTGATCAAAGGCATGAGCAGGGCCGAGGGCATTCCTGCCGCGCTGGCTACTCCTCTTCAACAATCATAGCCCGGATCTTTCCTTCAATCATCCCATTTGCCCCGAAGCGGTGAATAACCCGGAGTGCGGTCTCACTGACTATTGTGCCTGATGTTGCCACGCACATTCCGGTTGTTGAGATCACATCCTGATCCAGAATCATGCCGATGCGGATTTCGAGCGGGCTGAACCAGCCGGCCTCGGTTCCACTGACAATGGTGGTGGTAACCTGACCCATGGCTTCGACAATGCGCGGGTCATAAGCCAGGGCTTCTGTTTTCATCAAAGACAAGGCGGCCTCAGGGGAAGCTCCCTGCAAAATGTGCTGGTCGTAATCAAGGGCGCAGCGCAAAATCTGCTGGGCTGAGGGAGGGGCGGAAATGTTCCCGTCAAAGGGCGCGCGCTGGCCAGCCACAAGCTCGCCCACGTGGTCCAGAAGCGGAATTTCCTGTACCAGATCTCCCCCAAGTGCGGGATGGTTCTTGAAAAGCTCGATTTCCTCACTGGACACATGCTCAAAGTTTCCTGTGTATAGTGATTTCAGGTTCTTGCTGGTAATGCCGAGGCTTCCTAACTGGGATAAACGCGCAGCCAGTTCAATGGGCCATATCGGGCTGACTCCAAGCTCCCGGGCTGTCTTTCCGGCCAGACGGGAGCACCGCTCACAGCGACTGGCGGCAGCAGGGTTGAGCCAGCCGATGATATCCGTAAGCAAGGCCACAGCCCCCTTGAGGGTTTTGCTCAGAACCTTTTCCGTTTCTTGTTGAGCCTTACGCAGATTCAGGTGGGTGGATACCCGGGCCTGTACGATGGACGGGGTTACCGGTTTGGTCAGATAATCCACCGCTCCAAGTTCGAGTCCCATGGTTTCGTCTTGCGCCTCGGTCAGGGCGGTAACGAATATCACCGGGATTTTTTTTGTTTTGGGTGATCCTTTAAGCCTGCGGCAGACCTCGTAGCCGTCCATCTCGGGCATCATGATGTCCAGCAGGATTATATCAGGCTGGGGCGCGGTCCGGGCCAGCTTGAGGGCTTTTTCCCCGTTTTTGGCAGCAAGGATGGCATAGTCGTTTTTGAGTGCTTCCATGAGAATTTGTAAATTTTCCGGGGTGTCGTCTACTATGAGTACTCGTTTTTTGTCCATTTGCTCACCTATTCCTTTTCCAGAGATTGGATAAGAGTCTGGGCCATTTTTCCAATCGCGTTCTGTTACTTGGTTCCCGAAACCAGTTGTGTAAACTCTTCAGCAAGGCCATTCAAGATTTCCAAAGCCTCATCAGTATCAAAATCATCAAACAGACGCGCGGCTTTGTCCGCTGCGCCCGTGTAAGGCGTTCCTGATAATACTTCTTTGAGCTCATGCATACTTTCCATGGCTTCGGATAAATTATCTTCCACGCTGTTCTGTATCTTAGTGGTCAAGGCCATGCATTGTTCAGCGTCCACGGCTTGAGTCGGCCCCGCTTCTGGTGCTGGAGGGGCGGCGGGAAACAAGGTTTCAAGGCTCTGTCTGAGAATGTCCATCTGCTCAATCATGGAGGCCAGAAGCGGTTCAAGGTCTTTGGCCCCGGACTTTAGTCCCCGTTCCACTTCGCCAGCAGATTTGGAGAGGGCATCAAATCCCAGATTGGCGGCGACCCCTTTGACCGTGTGGGCGGTGCGGGTGGCCTCTTCATTTTGTCCGTCCTGATTTTGGGCTCGTATTTCCTGCGGTGTATCCAGATACTTGGACTGGAATTGGCCCAGCAATTTTTTATACAATTTTCGGTTGCCGGAAACCTTGGACAACCCGGCCCTTACGTTGATGCCGAGCATCCCTTCCATGGGCAGATCCTCCCCGGTCGGTTCCGCATCTTTTGCTGCCGCCTGCGGGGAGTCCTCTTCCGGTAGTTCCCGTTTGCCCGGTTTGATGTGTTTCAGCAGGGTCTGCAGGAGCAGATCCGGGGCGATAGGTTTGGTTATGTGGTCGTTCATGCCCGCATCAATGCTTTTTTCCCGGTCCCCGGCCATGGCATGGGCGGTCATGGCCACGATGGGCAGCTCGGTTATGCCGGGGAGATTCAGCTCGCGGATTTCTCCGGTGGCGATGAGACCGTCCATGACCGGCATCTGGATATCCATGAGCACCAGATCGTACTGCTTTTCGGCTACAGCTGCCACGGCCTCCTGACCGTTGTTGGCCACATCCACAACCATACCCGCTTTTTCCAGCAATTCCATAGCAATCTGCTGGTTAATCTCATTATCTTCGGCTAGCAGGATACAGGCTCCCCGGATCATATCCAGTCCTTCGGGATGCGTGGAATCTTCCATGTGCCTGCGGGGCTTCAGTTCTATACCCTGTCCGAAAACTTCCATAATGGTATCAAAGAGAAGTGACTGATTCACCGGCTTGATGAGGAAAGCCTTGATTCCTGCATCTTCGGCCTGACGTTTGATTTCATCCTTGTCATGAGCCGTGACCATCAGTACTTTCGGCAATTTTTCAAGCATGGAGTTTTGTTTGATGCGGCGGGCCGTTTCGATACCGTCAATCCTCGGCATCTTCCAGTCCAGTAATACCAGATCATAAGGCTTGTTCTGTTTGGAGGCTTCCTCCAGACTCAGCAAACCATCCTCGCCTGTGGAGGCCGTGCCCACCTGAAAGGTCATGGCCTCGAGGGCTTCGCTGAGGATGATCCGGGCTGTGGGGTTATCGTCAACCACCAGTGTGCGTAAACCTCGTAAGTCAGGTTCAGGGACGTAGCTCACGCTTATGGCTTTGCCTTTGCCCATAGTTACCGTAAAGGCAAAGGTGGCCCCTTTTCCAGGGTCACTTTCCACCCAGATATGTCCATCCATAATCTCCACCAGACGTTTGCAGATGGCCAGTCCCAGTCCGGTTCCTCCGTACTTGCGGGTGGTGGACCCGTCGGCCTGTGAAAAGGACTGGAAGAGTTTTCCTATCTGTTCTCTGGTCAGGCCGATGCCGGAGTCTTGCACTGAAAAGAGTATGGTGGCCGTATCTGCGGTTTCATGTTCAGACTCCACGGAGATGATGATCTCTCCTTTTTCCGTGAATTTTGTGGCATTTGTGGCCAGATTTATGAGTATCTGACTTAGGCGTAAAGGGTCTCCGACAAGGTTCTGGGGCACGTCCTGTCCTATTCTGAACAGCACTTCCAGCCCTTTTTTCTCTGCTCTGGTCGTGATGACATTGGCCAGGTTGTCCATGATGCTGTCCAGATGAAAGGGGATGTTTTCAATGTCCATTTTTCCCGCTTCGATTTTGGAGAAGTCAAGGATATCGTTGATGATGCCCAGCAAATTGTTGGCCCCGGCCAGTATTTTTGTCAGATAATCGTGCTGTTTGGCAGTGAGCTCTGTTTGCAGCGCCAGATGGCTCATGCCGATGACTGCGTTCATGGGCGTGCGT is a window from the Marinifilum sp. JC120 genome containing:
- a CDS encoding response regulator: MDKKRVLIVDDTPENLQILMEALKNDYAILAAKNGEKALKLARTAPQPDIILLDIMMPEMDGYEVCRRLKGSPKTKKIPVIFVTALTEAQDETMGLELGAVDYLTKPVTPSIVQARVSTHLNLRKAQQETEKVLSKTLKGAVALLTDIIGWLNPAAASRCERCSRLAGKTARELGVSPIWPIELAARLSQLGSLGITSKNLKSLYTGNFEHVSSEEIELFKNHPALGGDLVQEIPLLDHVGELVAGQRAPFDGNISAPPSAQQILRCALDYDQHILQGASPEAALSLMKTEALAYDPRIVEAMGQVTTTIVSGTEAGWFSPLEIRIGMILDQDVISTTGMCVATSGTIVSETALRVIHRFGANGMIEGKIRAMIVEEE